CGCGACGAGCTGGACCTGACCGTGATCTGGATCGAGCATGCGGTGACAGTGCTGCTGCGCCATGTGGAGCGCGTGATCGTGCTGCACCAGGGGCGCAAGATCGCCGACGGGCCGCCGGCCGAGGTGGTGCGCGACCGCGAGGTGATCGA
This is a stretch of genomic DNA from Candidatus Binatia bacterium. It encodes these proteins:
- a CDS encoding ABC transporter ATP-binding protein, whose amino-acid sequence is ALATRPKLLLLDEVAAGLTEGEIEDMVRLIRRMRDELDLTVIWIEHAVTVLLRHVERVIVLHQGRKIADGPPAEVVRDREVIEAYLGDEMMDEPVEATP